A single window of Granulicella mallensis MP5ACTX8 DNA harbors:
- a CDS encoding sodium:solute symporter family protein, whose translation MQAFPPNPLDLTVIGVYFAATILVGWLFRRKAHSSSDFFHAARTLPTAVTAIAFVAANCGALEIVGIVSASAKYGAKTLHFYWIGAIPAMLFLSLCMLPIYMRSRALTVPEFLKLRFNGSTRTLNIVCCGVMMILVSGISLYALAQVLRTFLGWSFTETTLSAAAIVFLYVSLGGLTATMYNEVIQFVLIVLGLLPLVFFILHDFHGMAGLTAQLEPAMRHTWVGLPVANPHAIPMDVVGVSMGLGFVLSFGYWCTDFVLIQRALAARTTAGVLNTPLVAAFVKLLFPVLVVLPGLAAAVLFRSVPGFHYDQALPALMMRYYRHGLLGFGITAILASLMSGLAGNINALTTIWTHDIYRASLSPNKSDSHYVRVGRISTLFAILLSIATAYLALSFNNIMDYLQLLFSLFNAPLLATFLLGMFTMWATPKAGFWGLLIGTLSSVVHNLAYRLHWITYGSDMSANFYGAILAFSSCLVVTALLSAFTPAKSREELADLTCWTGTHHGIQIPRAAVVLAGVALVICIFLSILFR comes from the coding sequence TTGCAAGCTTTCCCTCCCAATCCGCTCGACCTCACCGTCATCGGGGTCTACTTCGCCGCGACCATCCTGGTCGGGTGGCTCTTTCGTCGTAAGGCCCATTCCTCTTCCGACTTCTTTCATGCGGCCCGCACCTTGCCCACCGCCGTCACGGCGATCGCCTTCGTCGCAGCCAATTGTGGCGCGCTCGAGATTGTCGGGATTGTCTCAGCCAGTGCGAAATATGGCGCAAAGACGCTTCATTTCTACTGGATAGGCGCCATTCCGGCGATGCTCTTTCTCTCCCTCTGCATGCTCCCGATTTACATGCGGAGCCGCGCACTCACCGTACCGGAGTTCCTGAAGCTGCGCTTCAACGGATCGACACGCACGCTGAATATCGTGTGCTGCGGCGTCATGATGATCTTGGTCTCCGGCATCAGCCTGTATGCGCTGGCACAGGTTTTGCGCACTTTTCTTGGATGGAGTTTTACAGAGACCACATTATCCGCCGCAGCGATCGTCTTCCTGTATGTGTCCCTCGGCGGCCTGACAGCAACGATGTACAACGAGGTCATCCAGTTCGTCTTGATCGTCCTCGGGCTTCTGCCGCTCGTGTTCTTCATCCTGCATGATTTCCACGGCATGGCTGGTCTCACAGCGCAACTGGAGCCTGCCATGCGCCATACATGGGTAGGACTGCCCGTAGCAAATCCTCACGCCATCCCGATGGATGTCGTCGGCGTCTCCATGGGACTGGGGTTTGTTCTCAGCTTCGGATACTGGTGCACAGATTTCGTATTGATCCAACGCGCACTGGCCGCACGCACCACGGCCGGAGTACTCAACACTCCCCTCGTGGCGGCCTTCGTCAAGCTCCTGTTCCCTGTTTTGGTCGTTCTTCCCGGCCTGGCGGCGGCGGTTCTCTTCCGATCCGTTCCCGGGTTCCACTACGACCAGGCGTTGCCGGCTCTGATGATGCGTTACTACCGCCACGGCCTGCTCGGGTTCGGAATTACCGCCATCCTGGCAAGCCTGATGTCGGGACTGGCGGGAAATATCAACGCCCTCACCACCATCTGGACGCACGATATCTATCGGGCCTCCCTGTCGCCGAATAAAAGTGACAGCCACTACGTTCGAGTGGGAAGAATCTCCACCCTGTTCGCGATTCTGCTCAGCATCGCGACGGCCTATCTAGCCTTGTCCTTCAACAACATCATGGACTACCTGCAGTTGCTCTTCTCTCTGTTCAATGCCCCATTGCTGGCGACGTTTCTGCTGGGCATGTTCACGATGTGGGCTACCCCCAAGGCTGGCTTCTGGGGGCTCTTGATTGGGACACTCTCGTCGGTCGTGCACAACCTCGCCTACCGCCTGCACTGGATTACGTATGGAAGCGATATGAGCGCCAACTTCTACGGAGCCATTCTTGCCTTCTCCAGTTGTCTTGTCGTCACGGCCCTGCTGAGTGCGTTTACTCCGGCAAAGTCACGCGAGGAACTCGCCGACCTTACCTGTTGGACAGGCACACATCATGGCATTCAAATCCCCAGAGCGGCCGTGGTGCTTGCCGGTGTTGCACTCGTCATCTGCATCTTTTTGAGCATTCTTTTTCGATAG
- a CDS encoding carboxypeptidase regulatory-like domain-containing protein produces the protein MFRKLVDRSNKLFYYSALFAVCLLAFVVPSAWAQTDQGAITGVVQDDQGAIIPGAKVTLTATDTAFSLERTANNDGVFVFAPVKIGNYKLSATAPSFQTTVRENLHLDIQQRLNVTLALKPGEVTQQVTVTTESPLLETQTSAVGQVISSETINNTPLNGRNWVYIAQLTAGVAPPFGNTRGSGTGDFVANGQSAEQNDFLLDGVDNNTNLIDFLNGSSYVVRPPPDALAEFSLQTSNFSAEFGHSAGAVLSASIKSGTNQIHGDVWEYVRNTSLDAQPWNAQSVAPYHENQFGATLGLPIWKNHFFYFGDIEANRISIANPNILTVPTALMRQGNFSEFLNPVLVKQGVAVQLYQPNSGGAQKLSCNGLNNVFCPTQINSVAQNILNMYPNPNAGVAGQTYNNYNVNLGQTDNTIQWDQRLDWNVSQRDQVYARYSYAHEIKTNGLPLGPILDGSGFGGENDTNLAENFILSETHAFAPTLTNEFRFGYNWIHSQYHQPNSNSSTLAASLGLGNVPFPGPGLGGLPLGYFSNGTYGNIQQWGSVGTQDEAQNVYQILDNINKTIGNHSLKVGVSFQSIRVFDRYAAAPTGQYFYTGTYTAAVGVGNTGASSADFLVDQMNTADISTSPAINDVQWYDSAYFQDDWKVAHNFTLNLGLRYDHYQPYKENSGSQANFINATNLGIGTGSAVYELPSRSRGVDLGAPFLALLAQDNIALQYNDNERLAKGQELNFAPRIGFAYQPTAKTVVRSGFGIFYGGLQSEGNTNLGTNFPWSNSANLFTPTCSVGSCPSLSAQGVTLETGLVAKTGNGLQNFVSTPGFHAIDPFIKTPYTMNYNLSVERSITTNMVATVSYVGNVSRHLPLYFDPNTIRGLFASGVSTQQYQPFPDFGGAGTIHYGGISNYNSMQAKLEKRASHGLSFLATYTLSHSLTDDSDAGGLESAVGDRNMALIPYTEEYANSPYDVRHRFTLNGNYQLPFGRGKAFLNKSRWEDEIVGGWSSSLTFAAQTGTPFSVGTSNISTANGGSARAIEIRDPFAPGGSPNSSNPNITCPTQTRNKANWYNPCAFANPLPGNLICPLNTAPGTVVNGVPCTIASPVTSEGAALSFLGGRSNTVYGPGYYGVNMSLFKDFATFRKQYLSFRVDAFNLLNHPTLGNPSTSDNSSNGGQITGPKSFQANTPDARFLQLSAKYVF, from the coding sequence ATGTTTAGAAAATTAGTTGATAGAAGCAATAAGCTCTTCTACTACAGCGCATTGTTCGCTGTTTGCCTGCTCGCGTTCGTCGTGCCCTCGGCATGGGCTCAGACGGATCAGGGCGCGATTACAGGAGTCGTTCAAGACGATCAGGGCGCAATTATCCCGGGGGCAAAGGTCACTCTCACCGCCACGGATACCGCCTTTTCTCTTGAACGTACGGCCAATAACGATGGCGTCTTCGTCTTCGCGCCTGTGAAGATCGGCAACTACAAGCTGTCAGCGACAGCCCCAAGCTTCCAGACCACGGTGCGTGAGAACCTGCACCTGGACATCCAGCAGCGCCTGAACGTTACGCTCGCCTTGAAGCCGGGTGAGGTGACGCAGCAGGTGACGGTTACGACCGAGTCTCCGTTGCTTGAAACGCAGACCAGCGCCGTCGGGCAGGTCATCAGCTCAGAGACCATTAACAACACTCCGTTGAACGGGCGTAACTGGGTCTACATCGCCCAGTTGACGGCAGGCGTTGCTCCTCCGTTCGGCAATACGCGCGGCAGTGGCACAGGCGACTTTGTTGCCAACGGGCAGAGCGCTGAGCAGAACGACTTTCTCCTGGATGGTGTCGACAACAACACGAACCTGATCGACTTCCTCAATGGCTCGAGCTACGTGGTGCGCCCGCCGCCCGATGCACTGGCTGAGTTCAGTTTGCAGACGAGCAACTTCAGCGCGGAGTTCGGTCACTCGGCTGGTGCGGTGCTGAGTGCCAGCATCAAGTCCGGTACGAACCAGATTCACGGTGATGTGTGGGAGTATGTGCGCAATACCAGTCTCGATGCGCAGCCTTGGAATGCCCAGTCAGTTGCGCCTTACCACGAGAACCAGTTTGGAGCGACTCTCGGTCTTCCAATCTGGAAGAACCACTTCTTCTACTTCGGCGACATCGAGGCAAATCGTATTTCGATCGCCAATCCGAATATTCTCACCGTGCCGACAGCGCTGATGCGCCAGGGAAACTTCAGTGAGTTTCTAAATCCCGTTCTCGTGAAGCAGGGCGTGGCGGTTCAGCTCTATCAGCCGAACTCCGGCGGTGCGCAGAAGCTATCCTGCAATGGTTTGAACAATGTTTTCTGCCCTACCCAGATCAACTCGGTTGCACAGAACATCCTCAACATGTACCCCAATCCGAATGCTGGTGTTGCGGGACAGACCTACAACAACTACAACGTAAATCTGGGCCAGACGGACAATACAATCCAGTGGGACCAGAGACTCGATTGGAACGTCAGCCAGAGAGACCAGGTCTACGCGCGCTATAGCTATGCGCACGAGATCAAGACAAACGGGCTTCCGCTCGGGCCAATCCTTGATGGTAGCGGTTTCGGCGGCGAAAACGATACGAATCTGGCTGAGAACTTCATCCTGAGCGAGACCCATGCCTTTGCGCCGACGCTCACCAACGAGTTCCGCTTCGGTTATAACTGGATCCACTCTCAGTACCACCAGCCGAACTCGAACAGCAGCACGCTCGCCGCATCGCTGGGCTTGGGGAATGTTCCTTTTCCGGGACCTGGTCTGGGTGGACTGCCGTTGGGTTATTTCAGCAATGGAACCTATGGGAATATCCAGCAGTGGGGCTCCGTAGGTACACAGGACGAAGCCCAGAACGTCTATCAGATTCTGGACAACATCAACAAAACCATCGGCAACCATTCTCTGAAGGTTGGCGTATCGTTCCAGTCCATCCGCGTCTTCGACCGTTATGCGGCAGCTCCAACCGGGCAATATTTCTACACCGGTACCTATACGGCAGCCGTGGGAGTAGGAAATACAGGCGCTTCGTCAGCTGACTTCCTTGTCGATCAGATGAATACTGCCGATATCTCTACGTCCCCGGCAATCAACGATGTGCAGTGGTATGACTCCGCTTATTTCCAGGATGACTGGAAGGTGGCTCATAACTTTACCCTCAACCTTGGTCTCAGGTATGACCACTATCAGCCTTACAAGGAAAATAGCGGAAGCCAGGCAAACTTCATCAATGCCACCAACCTCGGCATCGGCACAGGATCTGCTGTTTATGAGCTTCCCAGCCGGTCACGGGGTGTAGATCTCGGTGCGCCGTTCCTAGCCTTGTTAGCCCAAGATAATATCGCACTCCAGTACAACGACAATGAGCGTTTGGCGAAAGGACAAGAACTCAACTTTGCGCCTCGTATAGGCTTTGCGTATCAACCGACGGCAAAGACGGTAGTTCGCAGCGGCTTCGGTATTTTTTACGGAGGCCTGCAGAGCGAGGGAAATACAAACCTGGGGACAAACTTCCCCTGGTCGAACTCAGCAAATCTCTTCACCCCTACTTGCTCTGTTGGTAGCTGCCCATCACTTAGCGCCCAAGGCGTCACCCTGGAGACGGGACTGGTTGCCAAGACCGGTAATGGACTGCAGAACTTCGTGTCGACCCCAGGCTTTCATGCCATCGATCCCTTCATCAAAACGCCTTACACCATGAATTACAACCTGTCGGTCGAGCGGTCGATCACCACCAATATGGTTGCGACGGTGAGTTACGTCGGCAATGTTTCGCGTCATCTTCCGCTTTATTTCGACCCCAATACGATACGAGGCCTCTTCGCCTCGGGTGTCAGCACGCAACAGTATCAGCCGTTTCCCGATTTCGGAGGTGCAGGTACCATCCACTATGGCGGTATCAGCAACTACAACTCAATGCAGGCCAAACTGGAAAAGCGTGCGTCTCACGGTCTCAGCTTCCTGGCGACCTATACCTTGTCGCATAGCTTGACTGACGACAGCGACGCAGGTGGTCTTGAATCTGCGGTGGGCGACCGTAATATGGCGCTCATCCCCTACACCGAGGAATACGCCAACTCGCCCTACGACGTTCGTCACCGGTTTACATTGAACGGCAACTATCAACTGCCCTTTGGAAGAGGCAAAGCGTTCCTGAATAAATCGCGCTGGGAAGATGAGATCGTTGGGGGATGGTCCTCGAGCCTCACTTTTGCGGCTCAGACCGGTACGCCGTTTTCGGTAGGCACTTCTAACATCAGTACCGCGAACGGTGGTAGTGCAAGAGCTATAGAGATTCGTGACCCATTTGCTCCTGGGGGATCTCCGAATAGTTCCAATCCGAATATCACTTGTCCCACCCAGACCAGGAACAAAGCGAATTGGTATAACCCTTGCGCATTTGCCAACCCGCTACCGGGTAATTTGATCTGCCCGCTTAACACGGCGCCAGGTACCGTGGTCAACGGCGTTCCCTGCACGATTGCCTCACCCGTCACGAGCGAAGGGGCAGCACTGTCGTTCCTCGGTGGCAGATCGAACACCGTTTACGGCCCCGGCTACTATGGTGTCAATATGTCACTTTTCAAGGACTTCGCCACGTTCCGAAAACAATACCTTTCGTTCCGTGTGGATGCTTTCAATCTCTTGAATCATCCGACGCTTGGAAATCCCTCAACTTCGGACAACAGTTCGAACGGTGGTCAGATCACCGGGCCTAAGTCGTTCCAAGCCAACACGCCGGATGCTCGATTCCTGCAGCTTTCTGCGAAGTACGTCTTCTAA
- a CDS encoding carbohydrate binding family 6, with the protein MKRDASLRRVLAIAGMTAITVLVSSTTSQAAAQANPAISQQEIKLQNQLLTIHYHRQTGTMDIEWRDGHKLLGITSGARLEDGRQLSTATYTEHELDRTPHAASATAGHEYTIRSTAPGQPGLLQHIWIYDGKPWIAIEAELDPKDGAVGTRHFDAVMLKGSDTVQIGESKSLRVLHVPFDNDMWFRYNSVSAADLKPSQLVTSDEVTALYDNTSRQALILGSISHDTWKTAIEAHAADGQLTDLDIYGGISSPTGVRTDTHDTVPHGIVHGTHVISPRIFIGSFSDWRDGLEAYGAANAAIHAPLKWAEGAPMGWNSWASYAEKIDDRRYLGSAAFVRDTLVPLGFGNHKVVYINFDAFWSKLDAVQLTDAVATIKAMHGADGTRFEPGIYWTPFAYWSDDLDAYVEGTNMKYRYRDILLKAPDGSLLPKVDGGLAIDPSHPGAKARAAYYLQQFQKLGFQYLKIDFLSHGALEGVHFDPVIQTGIQAYNLGMKQIVDVTGNRMFLSLSIAPLFPSGYGHARRLSCDTKGHISGGDQSTEYMLNSLTYGWWTSKNLYITDPDHVVLGEKADQGARNVDEGKSRLLSAIISGGMVLDSSRLADDPQGRELAQAVYNNRPWLAVGAEEKTFRPIEGNTGDKATDAFVRASSHGVYVAFFNYDEKHAQTITIPLDRIDKSLASAGSVAVIDVASGAKLDSAHGDVSVKLSPSASTLVELRWK; encoded by the coding sequence ATGAAACGCGATGCAAGTTTGCGGCGAGTGTTGGCTATAGCTGGAATGACGGCCATTACAGTACTTGTAAGTTCCACAACCTCGCAGGCGGCTGCACAAGCGAACCCTGCTATCTCTCAGCAGGAGATAAAGCTCCAAAATCAATTACTCACCATCCACTATCACCGCCAGACGGGCACGATGGATATCGAGTGGCGTGATGGGCACAAGCTTCTTGGCATCACGAGCGGCGCGCGTCTCGAAGATGGCCGTCAGCTTTCGACTGCCACCTATACGGAACACGAACTGGATAGGACGCCGCACGCTGCGAGCGCTACAGCGGGGCATGAGTACACCATTCGCAGCACGGCTCCCGGCCAGCCGGGGCTTTTGCAGCATATCTGGATCTACGACGGCAAGCCCTGGATCGCTATTGAGGCAGAACTCGATCCGAAGGATGGGGCTGTCGGCACACGGCACTTCGATGCGGTCATGCTCAAGGGCTCGGATACGGTGCAGATAGGCGAAAGCAAGTCACTGCGCGTGCTGCACGTTCCCTTCGATAACGACATGTGGTTTCGCTACAACAGCGTCTCTGCCGCAGACCTGAAGCCCAGCCAACTGGTCACCAGCGACGAAGTGACAGCGCTCTATGACAATACAAGTCGGCAGGCCCTGATCCTCGGGTCGATTAGTCATGACACCTGGAAGACAGCCATTGAAGCTCACGCCGCGGACGGCCAACTGACCGACCTCGATATCTATGGTGGTATCTCGTCGCCTACTGGCGTCCGGACAGATACGCATGACACTGTTCCGCATGGCATCGTGCACGGCACGCACGTGATTTCACCGCGGATCTTTATAGGATCGTTCTCCGACTGGCGCGATGGGCTTGAGGCCTATGGTGCAGCCAATGCCGCTATCCATGCGCCTCTCAAGTGGGCTGAGGGCGCCCCGATGGGATGGAATAGCTGGGCTTCGTATGCTGAGAAGATCGATGATCGCCGTTACCTTGGCTCCGCCGCGTTTGTCCGCGACACCCTTGTGCCGCTGGGATTTGGCAATCACAAAGTCGTTTACATCAATTTCGATGCCTTCTGGTCGAAGCTCGATGCGGTACAGCTGACGGATGCCGTTGCCACGATCAAGGCGATGCACGGCGCAGATGGCACTCGTTTCGAACCGGGTATCTACTGGACCCCGTTTGCTTATTGGTCTGACGATCTCGATGCCTATGTCGAAGGCACGAACATGAAGTATCGCTATCGCGACATTTTGTTGAAGGCTCCCGATGGCTCTTTGCTTCCAAAGGTAGATGGAGGGCTGGCGATTGACCCATCGCATCCTGGGGCAAAGGCGCGGGCAGCTTATTATCTTCAGCAGTTCCAAAAGCTCGGTTTTCAATATCTCAAGATCGATTTTCTCTCTCACGGTGCGCTCGAAGGTGTTCACTTCGATCCTGTGATCCAGACAGGCATTCAGGCTTATAACCTCGGCATGAAGCAGATCGTCGATGTGACAGGGAATCGCATGTTCCTTAGCCTCTCCATCGCTCCGCTCTTTCCTTCGGGCTATGGACATGCCCGCCGTCTCTCCTGTGACACCAAGGGGCATATCAGCGGTGGCGATCAATCGACGGAGTACATGCTCAACTCGCTTACCTATGGCTGGTGGACGAGCAAGAATCTGTACATCACCGATCCCGACCACGTAGTCCTTGGTGAGAAAGCCGACCAGGGTGCGCGCAATGTGGACGAAGGCAAGAGCCGTCTACTTTCGGCCATCATCAGCGGCGGCATGGTGCTCGATAGCAGCCGTCTGGCGGACGATCCTCAAGGCCGCGAACTGGCTCAGGCTGTCTATAACAATCGCCCGTGGTTAGCCGTTGGTGCTGAAGAGAAGACGTTCCGTCCTATCGAAGGCAATACGGGAGACAAAGCTACGGATGCCTTCGTTCGCGCCTCCTCTCATGGTGTATACGTTGCGTTCTTCAACTACGACGAGAAGCATGCTCAGACCATCACGATCCCTTTGGATCGCATCGATAAGTCGCTTGCGTCAGCGGGCTCTGTTGCTGTGATCGATGTCGCTTCAGGAGCAAAGCTCGATTCCGCTCATGGAGATGTCAGTGTGAAGTTATCGCCTTCGGCCTCGACGCTGGTTGAACTGCGTTGGAAGTAA
- a CDS encoding TonB-dependent receptor — MFKDFLDRSKKLLLYSALSAICLLSFTMPSAWAQVDQGSVTGTVTDQQGAAIPNASMTIKDLGTALELKTTTDQRGVYVFSPLKIGHYTITAAASGFQTTSITDFELQVSQRLGMNVTLRVGAATQTVDVSGSSIPLMQTEDGSSGHVFDSQTINNTPLASRNYVFLAQLTAGVNQGQQGSRNAGSGDFSANGQRTEQNNFILDGVDNNSNLTDFLNGASFIVNPPPDALQEFKIQTSDYSAELGHSAGAVINASIKSGTNSFHGSAWEYFQNDALNTITGNNYFSRVSPELRYNQFGATFGGPIWKNKLFFFGDYQGLREITTSSSGQYTVPTDLMRQGNFSELLQPALTNHNDRQLYNAGGPAPGTNGTTNYLSCNGQINVICPAQVDPVAQKLLAAFPEPNFGIPGQTYNNYIFNGHQAINTNQFDVRTDWNISSHDQAFARYSFENQPKFSPSPFGVLDGAGFGGSTVINQSRSFAFSETHEFSEKFINELRYGYNWNHSAFYQAGYNQTGLAESFGLGGLLTGPNLGGIPAFNVNNNNGISNFGASGYEPSNEHQNVWQINDNVTRIVGNHSLHFGVNIQSLRVATLQPNNGIGQINFSGKFTQDPNNQGTTGYGAADMLLNEMNSSALSNITTTNNIYWVRAGYFQDDWKATSQLTINAGLRYEYTTPARERNDQMGNFRPNVPVLNYNPAQNITGGTYLLPTSTRSNPLPANLLANFAKDGVVVQYTDNHYLVKPDYKNFAPRIGFAYSVNDKTVVRGAYGIFYGALEGIGYSLNLGVNPPFAFNSNFNSTGCVYGNCPTNGQTLETGWSKVLATGIIQNAASPNLNGSDDVKTPYSQQYNLTVQRSFSSNLTATVAYVGSTTHHLQTPVDPNNQPLPVGPGDDSQAARPYPDLNYGSYIVYGSDANYNSLQTKLERRFSKGLQFAASYTLSHSLDDSRQPLSDASNGIDYRNARQLGLSYDYGSSYQDVRHRATLTGGYELPFGAGKQWMNHKGIANTIVGGWSANIAFSVQSGNPLSIQSSNNSTGGVGRANAVRIADPFKPGGVSDPVLGFGLPCATKTKTLQSWFNPCAFINPPVAIDPGQPVSAGQVSVSNNGGKAAYGPAGRTLVYSPGFNKTDLSLFKAFNLYHGMGFKVRGDIFNVFNVPGYGEPNNYPGSSTFGQITGLNFGGRTVQLSGNFYF, encoded by the coding sequence ATGTTTAAAGATTTCCTGGATAGAAGCAAGAAGCTCCTCCTCTACAGCGCACTTTCAGCCATTTGTCTGCTCTCGTTCACCATGCCATCAGCATGGGCCCAGGTCGACCAGGGATCGGTTACTGGCACTGTTACTGACCAACAAGGAGCGGCCATTCCAAATGCCAGTATGACGATCAAAGATCTTGGGACGGCGCTTGAGTTGAAGACGACAACCGATCAGCGAGGTGTGTACGTTTTTTCGCCGTTGAAGATCGGTCACTATACGATCACCGCTGCCGCGTCCGGATTTCAAACAACATCCATCACTGATTTTGAACTGCAGGTAAGCCAGCGCCTCGGCATGAACGTGACCCTGCGAGTTGGAGCTGCGACGCAGACTGTAGATGTTTCGGGTTCAAGCATCCCCTTGATGCAGACGGAAGATGGGTCTTCCGGGCACGTGTTCGACTCGCAGACGATCAACAATACCCCTCTGGCCAGCCGCAACTATGTGTTCCTGGCGCAATTGACCGCCGGCGTCAATCAAGGGCAACAGGGTTCGCGAAATGCGGGAAGTGGAGATTTCTCGGCCAATGGTCAACGAACCGAACAGAACAACTTCATTCTTGACGGTGTGGACAACAACTCGAATCTGACGGACTTCCTCAATGGAGCAAGTTTCATCGTCAATCCTCCACCCGATGCTCTTCAGGAGTTCAAGATCCAGACGAGCGACTATAGCGCTGAATTAGGGCACTCTGCTGGAGCCGTGATCAATGCCAGTATCAAATCAGGAACAAACTCGTTTCATGGTAGTGCATGGGAGTATTTCCAGAACGATGCACTAAACACCATTACCGGAAATAACTACTTCAGCCGTGTCTCTCCGGAGCTGCGCTATAACCAGTTCGGAGCTACGTTCGGCGGCCCAATCTGGAAGAATAAACTCTTCTTCTTCGGTGACTATCAAGGTCTGCGCGAAATCACCACGAGCTCCTCTGGACAATACACGGTACCGACCGACTTGATGCGTCAGGGAAACTTCAGCGAACTCCTGCAACCGGCGCTCACAAACCATAATGACCGGCAGTTGTATAACGCGGGAGGTCCGGCGCCGGGAACAAATGGGACCACCAACTATCTTTCGTGCAATGGGCAGATCAATGTTATCTGCCCGGCACAGGTCGATCCAGTGGCCCAAAAACTACTAGCTGCCTTTCCTGAGCCAAACTTTGGTATTCCGGGGCAAACGTATAACAACTACATCTTCAATGGGCACCAGGCGATCAATACCAACCAGTTCGATGTAAGAACAGACTGGAATATCTCCAGCCACGACCAGGCATTCGCTCGATATAGCTTTGAAAATCAGCCTAAATTCTCGCCTTCACCCTTCGGTGTTCTGGATGGGGCCGGTTTTGGCGGTTCGACCGTCATCAACCAAAGCCGCAGCTTCGCTTTCAGCGAAACCCACGAGTTTAGCGAGAAGTTCATCAATGAGCTGCGGTATGGCTACAACTGGAATCATTCAGCCTTTTACCAGGCTGGTTACAACCAGACAGGGCTTGCGGAATCCTTTGGGCTTGGTGGACTGCTTACAGGGCCCAATCTTGGCGGTATACCTGCCTTCAATGTGAACAATAACAATGGCATCAGCAACTTTGGAGCCTCAGGATATGAGCCTTCCAATGAGCACCAGAACGTTTGGCAGATCAACGACAACGTCACTCGCATCGTTGGCAATCATTCGCTGCACTTTGGCGTAAACATTCAAAGTCTCCGCGTCGCCACTCTTCAGCCGAACAATGGGATTGGGCAAATAAACTTTAGTGGAAAGTTCACCCAGGATCCCAATAATCAGGGAACAACCGGTTACGGCGCAGCGGACATGCTGTTGAACGAGATGAACAGCTCGGCTCTTTCAAATATCACAACGACCAACAATATCTATTGGGTGCGTGCAGGCTATTTCCAGGACGATTGGAAGGCCACCTCGCAACTCACCATCAATGCCGGGCTTCGTTACGAATACACCACGCCGGCGCGGGAGCGGAACGATCAGATGGGCAATTTTCGTCCGAACGTTCCTGTGCTGAACTATAACCCGGCGCAAAATATCACCGGTGGAACCTATCTGCTGCCGACCAGCACTCGCAGTAATCCACTGCCCGCCAACCTGCTGGCAAACTTTGCTAAAGATGGTGTGGTCGTGCAATACACAGATAACCATTATCTGGTGAAGCCCGACTACAAAAACTTTGCTCCTCGTATTGGATTTGCCTACTCTGTTAACGATAAGACTGTCGTTCGTGGAGCGTACGGCATCTTCTACGGTGCGCTCGAGGGTATCGGATATTCTCTCAATTTAGGCGTAAACCCACCTTTTGCATTCAATAGCAACTTCAATAGCACAGGCTGCGTTTATGGAAACTGCCCGACCAACGGTCAGACGCTTGAAACGGGATGGTCCAAGGTTCTGGCTACAGGCATCATCCAGAATGCGGCCTCGCCAAATTTGAACGGCTCAGACGATGTAAAGACGCCTTATTCTCAGCAATACAATCTAACCGTGCAACGTTCCTTCAGTTCTAATCTGACGGCTACCGTTGCTTATGTCGGTTCGACAACGCATCATTTACAAACACCGGTCGACCCGAATAACCAGCCGCTGCCAGTCGGACCAGGGGATGATTCACAGGCAGCACGTCCTTACCCTGATCTCAATTACGGAAGTTATATTGTCTATGGGTCCGATGCGAACTATAACTCGCTGCAGACAAAGCTGGAGCGTAGATTCTCGAAGGGGCTCCAGTTTGCCGCGTCCTATACGCTCTCTCATTCCCTCGATGATTCTCGTCAGCCGCTGAGCGATGCCTCCAACGGCATTGATTATCGCAACGCGCGCCAGCTTGGACTTAGCTACGACTATGGCAGTTCTTATCAGGACGTACGCCATCGGGCTACCCTGACAGGAGGGTATGAACTCCCGTTTGGCGCCGGTAAGCAGTGGATGAATCATAAAGGGATTGCCAACACGATTGTCGGTGGATGGTCTGCAAACATAGCATTCTCCGTTCAATCTGGTAACCCACTCAGCATTCAGTCCAGCAACAACTCAACAGGCGGGGTCGGGCGAGCAAACGCCGTCAGGATCGCCGATCCCTTCAAGCCGGGTGGCGTTTCTGACCCGGTGCTTGGATTTGGGCTGCCCTGCGCAACGAAGACAAAAACATTGCAGAGCTGGTTTAATCCTTGCGCCTTTATCAATCCTCCTGTCGCGATCGATCCAGGCCAGCCTGTATCAGCCGGGCAGGTAAGTGTCTCGAACAATGGCGGAAAAGCGGCTTATGGGCCGGCAGGACGAACGCTGGTCTATAGCCCGGGCTTCAACAAAACCGACCTCTCCCTCTTCAAGGCATTCAATCTTTATCATGGGATGGGCTTCAAGGTCCGCGGAGATATCTTCAACGTATTCAACGTTCCGGGCTACGGGGAACCCAATAATTATCCGGGCAGCAGCACCTTTGGCCAAATTACTGGTCTCAATTTTGGCGGCAGAACGGTACAACTCTCTGGGAATTTCTATTTCTAG